The Sulfolobus acidocaldarius DSM 639 genome has a window encoding:
- the queC gene encoding 7-cyano-7-deazaguanine synthase QueC: MCSVTGVLILNPHNYKEIEKKLAKILIRAEDRGRDSFGIVVIQKDGSTKSSKHVGKPSLQEEKLYGILDENSKVVIANNRAEPTTEYVRRKTENDIQPFEGERFVVTHNGIIANDMELEKKYKVSKLSRIDSSVLPPVLDRSWNGNLDSLSEILNSIRGSFALVIGDKKNPDRIFIAQNFKPVYMMYDRDLGAVFFTSLDDYFDATELDNVTKLDPYSVVMVDDKLEIRKVPLLKEKNKKRILVVASGGLDSTVAATYLVRQGHEVTLLHFNYHHKAEEKEREAVRKISEYLNVPFVEIDTDLFKIVGHSTLIKGSSGEIVKDRKGEEGAEFAHEWVPARNLIFFSVALAMAEAYGFDAIASGINLEEAGAYPDNEMEFVRMFSRLVPYAVGPNKKVEVLMPVGNLVKHEIVKLGVQIDAPLHLTWSCYEGGNKHCGKCGPCYMRKVAFEVNGLKDPVEYEA, translated from the coding sequence ATGTGTAGTGTAACCGGAGTATTAATTCTAAATCCTCACAATTATAAGGAAATCGAGAAGAAATTAGCTAAAATCTTAATCAGGGCTGAGGACAGAGGCAGAGACAGTTTTGGAATTGTCGTAATTCAAAAGGACGGGTCTACTAAGTCCTCAAAGCATGTGGGAAAGCCATCTCTTCAAGAGGAAAAATTATACGGGATACTTGATGAGAACAGTAAAGTGGTTATAGCCAACAATAGGGCTGAACCGACAACTGAATACGTGAGACGTAAAACTGAAAATGACATACAACCCTTTGAGGGAGAAAGATTTGTTGTCACACATAACGGTATAATAGCCAATGACATGGAATTAGAGAAGAAGTATAAAGTATCTAAGTTATCAAGAATAGACAGTTCAGTACTCCCACCTGTACTAGACAGGTCATGGAATGGTAACTTGGACTCATTATCGGAAATTCTAAATAGTATTAGAGGAAGTTTCGCGCTAGTTATAGGAGATAAAAAGAATCCAGACAGGATATTTATAGCCCAAAACTTCAAGCCTGTCTACATGATGTATGATAGAGATCTAGGGGCTGTGTTCTTTACATCTTTAGATGATTACTTTGACGCAACCGAGCTTGACAACGTAACAAAGTTAGATCCCTATTCTGTTGTCATGGTTGATGACAAACTTGAGATCAGGAAAGTTCCACTACTGAAAGAGAAGAATAAGAAGAGAATTTTAGTAGTTGCAAGTGGTGGTCTAGATTCAACTGTAGCTGCAACTTACCTAGTCAGGCAAGGTCACGAGGTCACACTTCTTCACTTCAATTATCATCACAAGGCAGAGGAAAAAGAGAGGGAAGCCGTGAGAAAAATCTCCGAGTACCTGAACGTTCCTTTTGTAGAAATAGATACAGACTTATTCAAAATTGTGGGTCATTCAACCCTAATAAAAGGTAGTAGTGGAGAGATAGTGAAAGATAGGAAGGGAGAAGAGGGTGCTGAGTTTGCCCATGAGTGGGTTCCAGCTAGAAACTTGATATTCTTCTCAGTGGCTTTGGCAATGGCTGAAGCTTACGGTTTTGACGCAATCGCATCAGGTATAAACTTAGAGGAAGCTGGGGCATATCCTGATAACGAGATGGAATTCGTAAGGATGTTCTCTAGGCTGGTACCATACGCTGTTGGTCCCAATAAGAAAGTAGAAGTGTTAATGCCTGTTGGGAATTTAGTGAAACACGAAATAGTTAAACTAGGTGTCCAGATTGATGCCCCCTTACATTTAACTTGGAGTTGTTACGAGGGAGGTAATAAGCACTGTGGCAAATGCGGTCCATGCTATATGAGAAAAGTTGCATTTGAGGTAAACGGATTGAAAGATCCAGTTGAATATGAAGCTTAG
- a CDS encoding DEAD/DEAH box helicase: MSTELIDRVSERLSYFNVKIAHIFTETALEPDLGAKVEDLPLGGNLKQMLKQVGIHRLYKFQEEAYNKISHGNNVMIVSGTGTGKTEAFLIPLLDLALKGERSVLVYPTKALARDQLERVRRLASPLGVEMGVFDGDTPEKERKRLYENPPHILITNPDMIHIGLPLSYRFRRLIRTADHFVFDEVHSYDGVLGSHIRMISDRLRELTDYHVIGSSATIDASPYLFEELFGVKGEIIYGSPRRKGVAIHALLNIGSASRWTLSAYLTAFLVKEGYKVLTFVDSQQMAELIAKITARFGEENIHVHRAGINKEDRLKVEESIKSGKIKGVIATPTLELGIDIGDLDVVIMAENPPNYTKYLQRAGRAGRRSKIGYIFTLLGEDPIDTYYLRKPTEFFNRKVLPLTFDVSNKEVVKIHAAAYLAEKGSLRLGRVIPKAWVKAYEELVKDGKVKIENNVVSALPPLYSYVRSTYLRSTGPIVGLYDRDGNRLGERELPVALYDIYPQAIYFISKRNYIVEDVKLDSLRATLRRAKDDLSYYTKPVYSTHLLSFEEIEERKVFGLPVKYGISEIMISVDGFATYEISGNKNKPKQEFFYKEPIIFTYTTKGVLIKHPILEEFNEFDSIEAYHATEHVLISSARVVAGASMTDLAGISYPTGHVVIYDSVVGGSGVSKLLYDRLEEAYDISIDITGKCDCEDGCPKCIYSPYCGNNNKMLSRRKSHRLMTKIKLGEFDNSVEQNINGKPIV; encoded by the coding sequence TTGTCCACTGAATTAATTGATAGAGTTTCAGAGAGGTTATCGTATTTTAACGTCAAGATTGCCCACATATTTACGGAGACTGCTCTTGAACCTGATCTGGGGGCTAAGGTAGAGGACTTACCATTAGGTGGAAATTTGAAACAAATGTTGAAGCAAGTGGGGATACACAGACTCTACAAATTTCAGGAGGAGGCTTATAATAAAATATCTCATGGAAATAACGTAATGATAGTTTCAGGAACGGGGACAGGGAAAACTGAAGCGTTCTTAATCCCTTTGTTGGATCTTGCATTGAAAGGAGAGAGGAGTGTTTTAGTTTATCCCACTAAGGCATTAGCTCGTGATCAGTTGGAGAGGGTGAGGAGGTTAGCCTCACCTTTAGGAGTAGAGATGGGAGTTTTTGATGGTGATACACCTGAGAAGGAGAGGAAGCGATTATACGAGAATCCTCCACATATTCTTATCACGAATCCTGATATGATTCATATAGGTCTACCTCTCAGCTATAGGTTTAGAAGGCTGATTAGAACAGCAGATCATTTTGTATTTGATGAGGTTCACTCATATGATGGCGTTCTAGGCTCACATATAAGGATGATTAGTGATAGGTTAAGGGAGTTAACTGACTACCATGTCATAGGCTCAAGTGCGACAATAGATGCTTCTCCATATTTGTTCGAAGAGTTATTTGGAGTAAAAGGGGAGATTATTTATGGCTCCCCTAGAAGAAAAGGCGTTGCAATTCACGCTCTACTAAACATTGGGTCAGCTAGTAGATGGACTCTCTCTGCATACCTTACCGCATTTCTTGTGAAGGAGGGTTATAAGGTTCTTACGTTTGTGGACTCACAACAAATGGCTGAATTAATTGCAAAGATAACTGCTAGATTTGGTGAAGAGAACATTCATGTTCACCGAGCTGGGATAAATAAAGAAGATAGGCTAAAAGTTGAAGAATCTATTAAATCAGGGAAAATTAAAGGAGTCATAGCTACTCCTACCCTTGAACTTGGAATAGACATAGGCGATTTAGATGTGGTAATAATGGCTGAAAATCCTCCAAACTACACAAAGTATCTGCAGAGGGCTGGCAGAGCAGGGAGGAGAAGTAAGATCGGTTATATCTTCACCTTATTGGGTGAAGATCCTATTGATACATATTACCTTAGGAAGCCTACCGAATTTTTCAATAGGAAAGTCTTACCCTTAACATTTGATGTGAGTAATAAGGAGGTAGTAAAGATTCATGCTGCAGCCTATTTAGCTGAAAAGGGGAGTTTGAGGTTGGGAAGAGTAATTCCCAAAGCATGGGTAAAAGCTTATGAGGAGTTAGTAAAAGACGGAAAGGTGAAAATTGAAAACAACGTTGTTTCCGCTTTACCTCCTCTATATTCCTACGTGAGATCGACTTACTTAAGGTCCACAGGACCTATAGTAGGTCTATATGATAGGGATGGAAACAGATTGGGAGAGAGGGAATTACCTGTCGCGCTTTATGATATTTATCCTCAGGCAATTTACTTTATATCAAAAAGGAATTACATTGTTGAAGATGTAAAACTGGATTCCCTAAGGGCTACTCTAAGAAGAGCTAAAGATGACTTGAGCTATTACACTAAACCCGTTTACTCTACACACCTTCTGTCCTTTGAGGAAATTGAGGAAAGAAAAGTATTTGGTTTACCTGTGAAGTATGGAATCTCTGAAATAATGATTAGCGTAGACGGTTTTGCTACATATGAAATATCAGGGAATAAAAATAAACCTAAGCAGGAGTTTTTCTATAAAGAACCTATAATATTTACATATACCACAAAAGGAGTCTTGATCAAGCACCCGATATTGGAAGAGTTCAATGAGTTCGATTCAATTGAAGCTTATCACGCTACAGAACACGTTTTGATTTCTTCAGCGAGGGTTGTTGCAGGGGCATCAATGACGGATCTGGCTGGGATAAGTTATCCCACTGGACACGTGGTGATATATGATTCTGTTGTCGGAGGAAGTGGAGTAAGTAAGTTGTTATATGATAGGTTAGAGGAGGCTTATGATATATCTATAGATATTACAGGAAAGTGTGATTGCGAAGATGGTTGCCCTAAATGTATTTATAGCCCTTACTGTGGTAATAACAACAAAATGTTATCTAGAAGAAAATCGCATAGATTGATGACTAAAATCAAACTTGGTGAATTTGATAATTCGGTTGAACAAAATATTAATGGTAAACCCATAGTTTAG
- a CDS encoding sulfite exporter TauE/SafE family protein, translated as MNLILYLLTLLLSSTVAGFVGSLTGLGGATVLVPIYTLFLGIPLPYATGASLISTIATSSGSASAYIKDKITNVRIGMSLEIATTLGAIVGSLIANIIYKMHLEDILFIIFGIVILSSVYVQLTKAKDELPKNVKPDWTTKLFKLYGSYYDQALKTEVEYHAIRWWLGEIIMFVAGLISGLLGIGSGALKVIGMDWAMNLPLKVSTTTSNFMIGVTAATSSSLYWVFGYIEPVLAGVTAIGVLIGALAGTKVLVRIRNSRIRFIFIALLIILGVEMIIRGVFHGL; from the coding sequence ATGAATCTGATATTATATCTCCTGACTTTACTGTTGTCAAGTACGGTTGCAGGTTTTGTTGGTTCTCTCACTGGGCTTGGTGGTGCAACTGTATTAGTACCAATTTACACGCTGTTTCTAGGAATCCCGTTGCCATACGCTACAGGAGCAAGTTTGATTTCAACAATAGCAACTTCAAGTGGTTCAGCAAGTGCTTACATAAAAGATAAGATAACAAATGTGAGAATAGGTATGTCCCTCGAAATTGCAACAACTCTTGGTGCCATTGTGGGATCATTAATAGCTAATATAATTTACAAAATGCATTTGGAGGATATCTTGTTCATTATCTTCGGAATAGTAATATTGAGTTCGGTTTACGTTCAGTTAACTAAAGCTAAAGACGAGCTTCCTAAAAACGTTAAACCTGACTGGACAACTAAGTTGTTTAAATTATATGGTAGCTACTATGATCAAGCGTTAAAGACAGAGGTTGAATACCACGCAATAAGGTGGTGGCTAGGAGAGATCATAATGTTTGTAGCTGGCTTAATATCTGGTCTTCTCGGTATAGGGTCTGGGGCACTAAAAGTTATAGGAATGGATTGGGCAATGAATCTTCCACTAAAAGTTAGTACAACGACAAGTAACTTTATGATTGGTGTAACTGCAGCCACAAGTAGTTCTCTATACTGGGTTTTCGGTTACATAGAGCCAGTCCTTGCGGGGGTAACTGCAATAGGCGTCTTGATAGGCGCTTTAGCAGGAACTAAGGTGTTAGTTAGAATCAGGAACAGTAGAATTAGGTTTATCTTTATTGCTCTTCTGATTATCCTGGGAGTGGAGATGATAATACGAGGTGTCTTCCATGGACTTTGA
- a CDS encoding DUF1634 domain-containing protein, whose protein sequence is MDFDNVMSYTLRVGVIISIALIILGFILLAQDPTALQRLASRHSTFNTSRVSPIQVLQGLNRFDGVDYILFGLIILIATPVIRVILGLAGFIAERNKLYIVITFIVLLDLLIAIFIIPLVYK, encoded by the coding sequence ATGGACTTTGATAACGTGATGAGCTACACACTTAGAGTTGGTGTAATAATAAGCATTGCGTTGATAATTCTTGGATTCATATTATTAGCCCAAGATCCCACAGCTCTTCAACGTCTAGCATCAAGGCATTCAACATTTAACACATCAAGAGTGAGTCCTATACAGGTTTTGCAAGGTTTAAATCGTTTCGATGGCGTAGACTATATTCTATTTGGTCTAATAATATTAATAGCAACTCCGGTCATTAGAGTTATTTTAGGGCTAGCTGGATTCATAGCAGAAAGGAATAAGCTCTACATAGTGATTACTTTTATAGTATTGTTAGATTTGCTTATTGCAATCTTCATAATCCCCTTAGTGTACAAATAA
- a CDS encoding DedA family protein — MNVSTNYLIIFSLMILEGIGFPIPSEVIMPYTGYYSRTGNMDLFLGIIVGTLGSLVGSIIDYYIAFKLGLPFLKRYGKLFRLTSKRLDRLNGWFKKYGNYAVFGFRFVPEIRALISFPAGLAAMNIFNFLILTFLGHLIWDSTLAILGYIYYYQIGFLITKLEQAAYYLVGAGVIIIIAILIIALFRSRK, encoded by the coding sequence ATGAATGTAAGTACAAACTATCTGATAATTTTCTCGTTGATGATATTAGAGGGTATAGGATTTCCCATACCCAGTGAGGTGATAATGCCATATACAGGATACTACTCTAGAACAGGAAACATGGATCTATTTCTTGGTATAATAGTGGGAACTCTGGGAAGTCTAGTAGGATCAATAATAGACTACTATATTGCATTTAAATTAGGGTTACCTTTTCTTAAAAGATATGGTAAGCTCTTCCGGCTGACCAGTAAAAGACTAGATAGATTAAATGGTTGGTTTAAAAAATATGGTAATTATGCGGTCTTTGGTTTTAGGTTTGTACCTGAAATTAGAGCCTTAATATCTTTCCCAGCTGGTCTAGCAGCCATGAACATTTTTAACTTTTTGATTCTAACCTTCTTAGGACATTTAATATGGGATTCAACTTTAGCAATTCTAGGGTATATATATTATTATCAAATCGGATTTCTGATAACAAAACTAGAGCAAGCAGCATATTATTTAGTAGGCGCTGGTGTCATAATCATTATAGCTATACTCATAATTGCCCTATTTAGATCAAGAAAATAA
- a CDS encoding CBS domain-containing protein, which yields MSQLVSRKPVTVDLKTSIKDATKVMRREGVGSLVIVDNDFRPVGIVTERDIVYAIAQDIPIDTPISEIMSRDPVSINGGSDVSEAVALMTSRGIRHLVVINNEGRTIGVISVRDVVKAVGAIALDLAFW from the coding sequence GTGTCCCAATTAGTTTCGAGAAAACCAGTCACCGTTGACCTCAAGACTAGTATAAAGGATGCCACAAAGGTAATGAGGAGGGAAGGGGTTGGTTCCTTAGTTATTGTAGACAATGATTTTCGACCAGTAGGGATCGTCACTGAAAGGGATATAGTTTATGCTATAGCTCAAGATATTCCTATAGACACTCCAATAAGCGAAATAATGAGCAGAGATCCGGTTTCAATTAATGGGGGCTCAGATGTAAGTGAGGCAGTTGCACTGATGACATCTAGGGGAATCAGACACTTGGTGGTTATTAATAACGAGGGCAGGACAATAGGAGTAATTTCAGTAAGAGATGTGGTGAAAGCAGTTGGAGCTATAGCACTAGACTTAGCGTTTTGGTAA
- a CDS encoding AAA family ATPase translates to MRRDKINMDKAILVTNMAICKIFDPYPKSTREDFFDSEEILNEVEKLVQGKFWPLLIGPKRTGKTSILKIVANELNGIYVDATNIRSIKQFGEELIESSVSLRLSLDLKVLRIEIQKTPLKGVRSLLKKLDHKIILVDEVQNVVSPWFLTLLSNVYNESEIRFVFTGSMIGLSKALSGEGKGKVSSVLKGKPILSIEIYPFSEELGRRFLKIGSERCGIKLSEDEIEESVTTYRGIQGWLTYYGSFRNLGYSHNKAKDMVKKVAEGVIKEELGRLSDTQRAILRSLCLVEEVSWKELKNLTEGLTKREFKDWVFNHALKQLVNARLVKKDVNGYRIIDPMYKLILNEK, encoded by the coding sequence ATGAGACGGGATAAAATAAATATGGATAAAGCTATATTAGTAACTAATATGGCTATCTGCAAAATTTTTGATCCTTACCCGAAATCCACCAGGGAAGACTTCTTTGACTCTGAAGAAATTCTAAATGAAGTCGAGAAACTCGTTCAAGGAAAATTTTGGCCTCTACTTATAGGTCCAAAGAGGACTGGAAAGACATCAATACTTAAGATAGTGGCAAACGAACTAAACGGAATATATGTTGATGCTACAAATATTAGATCCATAAAACAGTTCGGTGAAGAACTGATAGAATCTAGCGTATCCTTGAGGCTCTCGTTGGATTTGAAAGTACTGAGGATAGAGATACAGAAAACTCCCCTAAAGGGAGTGAGGTCACTTCTAAAAAAACTTGATCATAAAATTATTTTAGTAGATGAAGTTCAAAACGTAGTCTCGCCGTGGTTTTTGACACTCCTATCGAATGTCTACAACGAATCCGAAATTAGATTTGTGTTCACAGGTTCAATGATAGGGCTCTCAAAGGCACTGTCAGGCGAGGGAAAAGGAAAAGTTAGTAGTGTACTCAAAGGTAAACCTATACTATCAATTGAAATCTATCCTTTCTCAGAAGAATTAGGTAGAAGGTTTCTTAAAATTGGCTCGGAGAGATGTGGTATAAAACTGAGCGAAGATGAAATTGAAGAAAGCGTAACGACATATAGGGGAATACAGGGGTGGTTAACGTACTATGGTAGCTTTAGAAACCTTGGTTATAGTCATAACAAGGCTAAAGATATGGTGAAAAAGGTAGCTGAAGGGGTAATAAAGGAGGAGCTAGGACGACTAAGCGACACCCAGAGGGCAATACTTAGATCCCTATGTCTAGTAGAAGAGGTTTCATGGAAGGAACTCAAGAACCTAACAGAGGGTTTGACGAAGAGGGAGTTTAAGGATTGGGTATTTAATCATGCTCTAAAGCAGTTGGTAAATGCTAGATTAGTTAAGAAGGATGTTAATGGTTACAGGATTATCGACCCTATGTACAAGTTGATCTTAAATGAAAAATAG
- a CDS encoding electron transfer flavoprotein subunit beta/FixA family protein: MNVVALFKIVPDDTLIKITGSTLDLNVPAKISTYDKSAIEEAIRIKEKHGGKAIGITAGNTDRKAIREALAMGLDEVIAIDMKEQDIYSTANMIADQLKQLNPDLVIGSEATTDSSGGIFPAYLAGLLGLPLISYVKSITIEGKKIRAERNLISSTEIVEAELPLVISVVGEINTPRIPTVKQILESSKKPVKSVNANVKPLVKLASVSPYVIQRKKIIIDGSKMEEAVDKLLSYLRQEGVIS, encoded by the coding sequence GTGAACGTAGTAGCCCTTTTTAAGATAGTCCCAGATGATACTTTAATAAAAATAACAGGAAGCACTCTAGATCTAAATGTACCAGCAAAAATAAGCACATACGACAAGAGCGCAATTGAAGAGGCTATAAGAATAAAAGAAAAACATGGTGGAAAGGCAATAGGTATAACAGCAGGTAATACAGATAGAAAGGCTATTAGAGAAGCCTTAGCAATGGGTCTAGACGAGGTTATAGCTATAGATATGAAAGAACAAGATATTTACAGTACAGCAAATATGATAGCAGATCAATTAAAACAACTCAATCCTGATCTTGTGATAGGTTCAGAGGCTACAACAGATAGTAGCGGTGGTATATTTCCTGCATATCTAGCTGGTTTACTTGGACTGCCTTTAATAAGTTATGTTAAGTCCATAACGATAGAAGGAAAGAAAATAAGAGCTGAAAGAAACTTAATCTCGTCTACTGAAATAGTTGAGGCAGAGTTACCACTTGTAATTTCAGTAGTAGGAGAGATAAACACGCCTAGAATACCTACAGTCAAGCAAATACTTGAGTCCTCTAAAAAGCCTGTGAAGAGCGTAAATGCAAATGTAAAGCCATTGGTAAAGTTAGCGTCAGTATCTCCTTATGTAATCCAGAGGAAAAAGATAATAATAGATGGCTCTAAGATGGAAGAAGCTGTCGATAAACTACTTTCATACTTGAGGCAAGAAGGGGTGATTTCATGA
- a CDS encoding electron transfer flavoprotein subunit alpha/FixB family protein gives MNIVVYSEDPEYIKVASSYFPNEKIVAVSTSDTKYADELHVVDKMDEEAIAKYLASLKPDLLITGSTKRDKVVGAYAAGLLKYPILPDVIEISGNKAKRVVYSGMGIAELEFNTPIVVSISKKNVEAKERQTQKKNVNLEEGKVKKIEVKQKGGEGVDLSSAQIIVSVGRGIGSKENIKFADELARAIGGALGGSRPITADLGWLPEDRQIGLSGLKVKPKVYFALGISGQPQHLAGIKDSKIIVAVNTDKNAPIVENADYIVVGDVIKFCQEMVKKVGKK, from the coding sequence ATGAACATAGTTGTCTATTCAGAAGATCCTGAATATATAAAGGTAGCATCAAGCTATTTTCCAAATGAAAAGATAGTAGCAGTCTCCACATCAGATACAAAGTATGCAGATGAATTGCATGTTGTAGATAAGATGGATGAGGAAGCCATAGCAAAATATCTCGCATCACTTAAGCCAGATTTACTTATAACGGGAAGCACAAAAAGGGATAAAGTAGTAGGAGCCTACGCTGCTGGTTTATTAAAATACCCAATTTTACCTGATGTAATTGAGATATCTGGCAACAAAGCTAAGAGAGTAGTCTATAGCGGAATGGGGATTGCTGAGCTTGAGTTCAATACCCCAATTGTGGTCTCCATATCCAAGAAGAACGTTGAAGCAAAAGAGAGACAAACACAGAAAAAGAACGTTAATTTAGAGGAGGGTAAGGTTAAGAAAATTGAGGTTAAGCAAAAAGGTGGAGAAGGAGTAGATCTATCGTCTGCTCAGATAATAGTCTCAGTTGGGAGAGGGATAGGCTCTAAGGAGAATATAAAGTTCGCTGACGAGTTGGCTAGAGCCATAGGAGGAGCTTTAGGTGGAAGCAGACCTATTACTGCTGATCTGGGTTGGTTACCAGAGGATAGACAAATTGGTTTGTCTGGTCTAAAAGTAAAGCCAAAAGTATACTTCGCTCTAGGAATATCGGGTCAGCCACAGCACTTAGCTGGTATAAAGGATTCTAAGATAATTGTAGCAGTAAATACAGACAAGAATGCACCTATAGTCGAAAACGCTGATTACATAGTTGTGGGGGACGTAATAAAATTCTGTCAAGAAATGGTGAAAAAAGTGGGTAAGAAATGA
- a CDS encoding FAD-dependent oxidoreductase — translation MSFDADVIVVGGGLGGLSAAITAAKEGLSVIVLERGDYSGAKNVSGGRMYIHALQKLIPDALERAPLERPITKETFEFYCSNDRKLSFSFEEKGKKNSYSILRAKFDRWLASEAENLGVLISYSTLVTNAQRETGGINLETNRGNLRAPLVIDASGVTSVVFRYLGLRKFTPDKWMLGAKEIIKTDVNLPEDEGEVRTIVAAVKGVKGGGFVYTNKDTLSVGMAVTFDSLPKSEVPAKDLVEAFREKLGIEGEILEYSAHAIPYFGYRNLPPLYDNNLIAVGDSAGFLINDGFTIRGMDLAIGSGMIAGLAAKKLKEINDYTKTDVYYQMLKESFVLRHLELAYNRFSVINDPRTLVSYPEVLCNVLTDMFTVTEERKPLMEVALQRLKEKDISLTKALMDLMRASK, via the coding sequence ATGAGTTTTGATGCTGATGTAATTGTAGTTGGTGGAGGCTTAGGCGGACTATCTGCTGCAATAACAGCAGCCAAAGAAGGGTTGAGTGTCATTGTATTAGAGAGGGGAGACTATAGTGGTGCAAAAAATGTATCAGGAGGAAGAATGTACATACATGCCCTACAGAAACTTATACCAGATGCGTTAGAGAGAGCCCCCCTAGAGAGACCTATAACTAAGGAAACATTTGAATTTTATTGCAGTAATGACAGGAAACTGTCTTTTTCTTTTGAGGAAAAAGGAAAGAAGAATAGTTACTCTATATTAAGAGCAAAATTTGATAGATGGCTTGCAAGTGAGGCAGAAAATCTGGGCGTATTGATTTCATATTCAACGTTAGTCACAAATGCTCAAAGAGAAACTGGAGGGATTAATCTAGAGACCAACAGAGGAAACCTGAGAGCACCGTTGGTGATTGACGCATCAGGTGTTACGTCTGTCGTGTTCAGGTATCTAGGTTTAAGAAAGTTTACCCCTGATAAGTGGATGTTAGGAGCAAAAGAGATAATAAAGACTGACGTAAATCTACCTGAAGATGAAGGTGAAGTTAGAACAATAGTTGCTGCCGTGAAGGGCGTCAAAGGGGGAGGTTTTGTTTACACTAACAAAGATACTTTGTCAGTGGGTATGGCTGTAACTTTTGATTCCCTACCTAAATCTGAAGTACCTGCAAAAGATTTAGTTGAAGCATTTAGGGAGAAGTTGGGTATAGAGGGAGAAATTCTTGAGTATTCTGCACATGCGATTCCATATTTCGGATACAGAAATCTTCCTCCACTCTATGATAACAACCTAATAGCTGTAGGGGATTCAGCTGGTTTTCTAATAAATGATGGATTTACCATAAGAGGTATGGATCTAGCTATAGGCTCAGGTATGATAGCTGGACTAGCTGCAAAGAAACTAAAAGAGATTAATGACTACACAAAGACTGACGTCTATTACCAGATGCTTAAGGAGAGCTTCGTATTAAGGCACCTAGAGTTAGCATACAACAGGTTTTCAGTAATAAATGACCCTAGGACTTTAGTGTCATATCCAGAGGTTCTATGCAATGTATTAACGGACATGTTTACAGTAACAGAGGAGAGGAAACCATTAATGGAGGTAGCCCTTCAAAGGCTTAAGGAGAAGGATATTTCGTTAACCAAAGCATTAATGGACTTAATGAGGGCTAGTAAGTAA
- a CDS encoding ferredoxin family protein — protein MIPLLKRLGLNTYTVNNKSHIQVNTDICLTCKDKPCVASCPAGTYEPSEDGRIIVHYERCLECGGAIVICPFGAITFNFPEGGISYRYG, from the coding sequence ATGATACCTTTACTTAAAAGATTGGGGCTGAATACGTATACAGTAAATAACAAATCTCACATTCAAGTTAATACTGACATATGTTTAACTTGCAAAGATAAACCATGTGTTGCGTCGTGTCCAGCAGGGACATACGAACCTTCTGAAGATGGCAGGATAATTGTTCATTACGAGAGATGCTTGGAATGTGGAGGAGCGATAGTCATTTGTCCATTCGGGGCTATAACATTTAACTTCCCTGAGGGAGGAATTTCGTATAGGTATGGATAA